TTCTTACCAATACGGTCCTCCAAAAAGTTCAATATTTTGAAAGGAAGGCTACCAATCAAACCAAAATCTCTCAAAAATTCACCATGTGGCTCATATTGATAGTTAAAGTGTTTCAATCGAAATATTTCCGAAATCAATTGACTAAATGCTCCTGCCACAGTACCAAGACTAACGACCTGACGATAACCCTTCAACCGCAACTTGGCCACCATTAAAACAGAAATCAATAAGTCAAAAGCTTTGATCAATATTTTAGGTTGTCCCGTATGCCACTTAAGCGGAATCCATTCAATATTTAACTTTTTCAAATCCGCATGAATCGTGCTTCTCTCGTCGGCGTTTAAACCAAATTCGGCTTGTTCAAATGAAATGACCGTAAACCACACTTTGCCAGGATAGGACTTCTGATACTTCAGGATATACTGGTAAAGGTTGGATTGAAACAGTGGATCAGAAAAACTGTTATAAACAAAAACAATGGTTCTTTTCAAAGAAAATCTTTCTTTAAATGATTCACGATATTTTCAGCCGCTAGTCCATCACCAAAAGGATTTTTTGCACTGGCCATTCTTGAAAAGACCTCTGGATTATCCAATATATGACACACTTCATGTTGGATGTTATCTTTATTGGTGCCCACCAGTACCGAACAACCCGCTTCAACTCCCTCCATTCGCTCCGTATGGTTTCGCATGACTACCACGGGAACATCTAATGCAGGAGCTTCCTCCTGAATGCCTCCACTATCAGTAATAATGATTTTAGATTGAGTCATTAAATAAATCATATCCGGATATGGCACGGGATCAATTAAATGGATATTCGGAACATCATTTAATATTTTAAAAACCACCTCTCTTACATTGGGATTTAAGTGGACCGGGAAAATGAACTGGTAGGTCGTGTAGCGCTGTGCCAGTGACTTAAGCGCCTCGCAAATGTCCTCCATTTCTTTTCCGAAACTTTCTCTTCGATGACAAGTCACCAGAATATTGTCACCTCCCGGGGAACATACATGATTGTACCGATCTTCAAACTCCGCAATCTTTTCGGATTCCAACTGTTTTTTTGCACGTAACAAGGCATCAATCACTGTATTCCCTGTCATCAAAACATTTTCTATCACGTTTTCACTTGCGAGATTATCTACGGCTACTTGTGTAGGAGCGAAATGGTAATCCGCCAAAATGGAGATAATTTTCCGATTTACTTCCTCCGGAAAAGGTGAATACTTGTCTCCTGTCCTCAGGCCAGCTTCTACATGAGCTACTTTAATCTTATTGTAAAAAGCTACCTGTGCCGCAATCTGCGCGGTAATGGTATCACCTTGAACAATGACCAAATTTGTATCTTCTGACAAGGCTTGCTCGATTTTCTCAAAGGCAAAAGAGGCAAACTGAGAAAGGGTCTGATTCGGCTTCATTAAATCCAAATCCCTATCCGGAACAATATTAAATAGATCAAATATGGGCAATAACATTTCCCGATGTTGCCCGGTAGATATGAGTTCTACTTCAAACCCCTGATCTTTCAGTTCCATAAAAACCGGGATCATCTTGATGGCTTCCGGTCGAGTACCGATGACCAATTTTATTTTACTTCCCATGACTGCTTAGTAGCTTATATAACAATCCAGCCTGATACCTGGCCGAGTAAAACTCAGGGATCGCATCTGTCTGAAAAAAGGAATGATTCTGTGCTTCGAACTGGACAGTAGCCTCTTTTAGAAAATCCGCCAATTGTTGCGTTTCATTATGATGATATACATGATGTTCATCTTTCAACACCTCACTGGTCGTACTATTTTGCGGCGTAATGG
This DNA window, taken from Cytophagales bacterium, encodes the following:
- the wecB gene encoding UDP-N-acetylglucosamine 2-epimerase (non-hydrolyzing); translated protein: MGSKIKLVIGTRPEAIKMIPVFMELKDQGFEVELISTGQHREMLLPIFDLFNIVPDRDLDLMKPNQTLSQFASFAFEKIEQALSEDTNLVIVQGDTITAQIAAQVAFYNKIKVAHVEAGLRTGDKYSPFPEEVNRKIISILADYHFAPTQVAVDNLASENVIENVLMTGNTVIDALLRAKKQLESEKIAEFEDRYNHVCSPGGDNILVTCHRRESFGKEMEDICEALKSLAQRYTTYQFIFPVHLNPNVREVVFKILNDVPNIHLIDPVPYPDMIYLMTQSKIIITDSGGIQEEAPALDVPVVVMRNHTERMEGVEAGCSVLVGTNKDNIQHEVCHILDNPEVFSRMASAKNPFGDGLAAENIVNHLKKDFL